The Corynebacterium poyangense genome includes a window with the following:
- a CDS encoding TIGR02611 family protein gives MATMRQMVHERIERIQETHQKTKQSRYGFLVRPLTLILGWTVVIIGIITIPLPGQGWLTTFVGVGILSLEQKWARNLLGWGVHQYDRLAAWYSRQSLSARVFMMAVLVVVIWVVFIALAYGFWRWGSAEWLDPLARWIGLHR, from the coding sequence ATGGCAACGATGCGGCAGATGGTCCATGAACGGATCGAAAGAATACAAGAGACCCACCAAAAAACTAAGCAAAGTCGCTATGGTTTCCTGGTCCGACCTCTCACACTGATTTTAGGCTGGACGGTAGTCATCATCGGGATCATTACTATCCCTCTGCCCGGTCAAGGGTGGTTGACAACGTTTGTGGGAGTGGGAATTCTCTCTCTGGAGCAAAAATGGGCCAGAAACCTTTTGGGGTGGGGTGTTCACCAGTATGATCGCCTGGCGGCATGGTATAGCCGGCAAAGTCTGAGCGCCAGGGTTTTCATGATGGCTGTTTTAGTCGTGGTGATCTGGGTGGTGTTCATCGCCCTGGCTTATGGTTTCTGGCGTTGGGGCTCCGCGGAGTGGTTAGATCCTCTGGCCCGGTGGATCGGCTTGCATCGTTAA
- a CDS encoding FAD-binding oxidoreductase translates to MESLLDQIDRMTNSFHLGRGLDAKTVQPVGWEAHEEAIRAMRRSYAEIPVQQRIRLGKTTSNVFRARTTSTATLDVSGLRGVIAVDPVERTADVQGMCTYEDLVDATLPFGLSPTVVPQLKTITLGGAVTGMGVESTSFCQGLPHEAVEELDILTGTGDILTCSAHHNVDLFRSFPNSYGSLGYALRLKIHLVPVSPVVELRHVRCHSSDEAANLLESIATTKSYQGLDVEFLDGVAFSPTEIYLSLGRGIPDGPPLSDYTRQRIYYRSLQHSTGILRDYLSIRDYFWRWDPDWFWCSRAFGVQHPRIRKLWPRDLLRSNIYWKLIDWDRKYNIADRLEARAGRPARERVVQDIEVTCDRLPEFLKWFFQASDIQPVWLCPIQLRDGVDDLIAQGTLTKESPHPWPLYPLDSRSLWVNVGFWSSVPVNLLGDNTAPGAFNRLIEHKVKDLGGHKSLYSESFYSESEFKELYGGDIPEKLKSIYDPQGRFPRLYEKTVGGS, encoded by the coding sequence ATGGAATCTTTATTGGATCAGATTGATCGGATGACTAATTCATTTCATCTGGGGCGAGGGCTCGACGCGAAAACTGTTCAGCCGGTGGGGTGGGAAGCTCATGAAGAAGCTATCCGTGCGATGCGTCGGAGTTATGCAGAGATCCCTGTTCAGCAGCGAATCAGATTAGGGAAAACCACATCTAATGTATTTCGGGCGAGGACTACCTCGACAGCGACGCTGGATGTCTCTGGGCTTCGAGGGGTCATTGCTGTTGATCCGGTGGAACGAACCGCCGATGTTCAGGGGATGTGTACCTATGAGGACTTAGTGGATGCCACTTTGCCTTTTGGGTTAAGCCCGACGGTAGTGCCGCAGTTAAAAACCATTACCTTGGGTGGGGCAGTGACCGGTATGGGGGTGGAATCAACGTCGTTTTGCCAGGGGCTTCCTCACGAGGCGGTGGAAGAACTCGATATCCTTACCGGGACGGGGGACATCCTCACGTGTTCGGCTCACCATAACGTCGATCTTTTTCGCAGCTTCCCTAATTCTTACGGGAGCCTTGGCTACGCGCTGAGACTGAAAATCCACTTAGTTCCCGTTTCTCCCGTAGTCGAGCTCAGACACGTCCGCTGCCATAGCAGTGATGAGGCAGCCAACCTGCTAGAAAGCATCGCCACGACCAAGAGCTACCAAGGTTTAGACGTCGAATTCTTAGACGGGGTAGCTTTTTCGCCAACCGAGATCTATCTCAGCCTAGGACGAGGAATCCCCGACGGACCACCATTAAGTGACTACACCCGGCAGCGCATTTACTACCGTTCTCTCCAACACTCCACCGGAATATTGCGAGACTACCTCAGCATTCGCGATTATTTTTGGCGATGGGATCCGGATTGGTTTTGGTGTTCGCGAGCTTTCGGCGTTCAACACCCACGCATCCGAAAACTGTGGCCGCGAGATCTATTGCGCTCCAATATTTACTGGAAGCTCATCGACTGGGACCGGAAATACAATATCGCTGATCGTTTGGAAGCTCGAGCCGGACGCCCTGCCCGAGAACGCGTAGTTCAAGATATCGAAGTCACCTGTGATCGACTCCCAGAATTTTTAAAATGGTTTTTTCAGGCCAGTGACATCCAACCAGTATGGCTATGCCCTATTCAATTGCGCGACGGGGTTGATGACCTAATAGCTCAAGGCACGCTCACTAAAGAGTCCCCGCACCCGTGGCCCCTGTACCCCCTAGATTCCCGGAGTCTCTGGGTCAACGTTGGTTTCTGGTCTAGTGTTCCAGTGAACTTGTTGGGAGATAACACAGCCCCGGGAGCATTTAATCGACTAATTGAGCACAAAGTGAAGGATCTTGGGGGGCATAAGTCGCTGTATTCGGAGTCTTTTTATAGCGAATCGGAGTTCAAGGAACTTTATGGTGGAGATATTCCAGAAAAACTCAAAAGCATTTATGACCCTCAAGGACGGTTCCCTCGGCTCTATGAAAAAACCGTCGGGGGTTCCTGA
- the eccB gene encoding type VII secretion protein EccB, with the protein MAEPLISTSSAQVSGHRFLKRRVEHALVLGDARMIHDPLGRRQRAALFGFIAALLLGLGAGALAVLQPAIDPGEAPILRSDSGALFVRVGPTVHPVSNLASARLIIGSPADPVTISDEVLLQEPMGSPIGILDAPGVFANHPISDLAWSVCQESAGDIVVSAKKNHDASADNEAVLVRQGEEEWLVDAVGRRKLPDPASVEGRAVRRNLGIDSATPRWQPPEALLNAATELPAISLPPGVVLHTGDGGYWLEHEGKIRFLSGVQSAILIDAGREERHVSRGYPAQQPDSLEPEIDLPRFAPRWLDPADNDLCFLGEGGLQKGRKTAEKLGVRLAGDSLAQRYIGAGVGAIGIKTGGGLYLISEWGGVHQVVDQEAAEALGLSEENASSAPWMIIRLLAQGSALGRSEIPLLEEKD; encoded by the coding sequence GTGGCAGAACCTCTCATTTCCACATCCTCGGCGCAAGTAAGCGGACATAGATTTCTCAAGAGGAGAGTAGAACACGCCTTGGTTTTAGGCGACGCCAGGATGATTCATGATCCTCTTGGGCGACGACAACGAGCCGCGCTTTTCGGGTTTATCGCCGCGCTCCTTCTAGGGTTGGGCGCAGGAGCATTGGCTGTGCTTCAACCTGCCATTGATCCAGGCGAAGCACCTATACTTCGGAGTGATTCGGGGGCCCTTTTTGTTCGAGTGGGGCCAACGGTTCACCCCGTATCAAACCTAGCCTCCGCGCGGTTAATTATTGGTTCCCCGGCTGATCCGGTGACCATCTCCGATGAGGTACTCCTTCAAGAACCCATGGGTTCACCGATAGGAATACTTGACGCGCCGGGAGTTTTTGCCAATCACCCCATTTCTGATCTGGCATGGAGCGTATGTCAGGAATCTGCCGGCGATATTGTGGTGAGCGCCAAGAAAAACCACGACGCTAGTGCCGACAACGAGGCTGTATTAGTACGCCAAGGAGAAGAAGAATGGTTAGTTGATGCCGTGGGGCGAAGAAAACTACCCGACCCAGCTAGTGTCGAAGGTCGTGCCGTGCGCAGGAATCTGGGGATTGATTCTGCGACACCGCGATGGCAACCGCCGGAGGCGCTACTTAATGCGGCTACTGAACTTCCGGCAATATCTCTTCCTCCGGGAGTGGTTCTTCATACCGGTGATGGAGGATATTGGCTAGAGCATGAAGGAAAAATTCGATTTCTTTCGGGGGTTCAGTCTGCGATTTTGATTGATGCAGGTCGAGAAGAACGACACGTGAGTAGAGGTTATCCTGCTCAGCAACCGGATTCTCTAGAGCCAGAAATAGATCTTCCTCGTTTTGCTCCTAGGTGGTTAGATCCGGCGGACAATGATCTCTGCTTTTTAGGGGAAGGGGGGTTGCAGAAAGGAAGAAAGACAGCGGAGAAACTAGGAGTCCGCCTAGCCGGTGATTCTTTGGCACAGCGGTATATCGGCGCTGGGGTGGGAGCAATAGGGATAAAAACTGGAGGAGGTTTATACCTTATTTCCGAGTGGGGTGGGGTTCATCAGGTGGTGGACCAGGAGGCCGCGGAAGCCTTGGGGTTGTCGGAAGAAAATGCCAGTTCAGCGCCGTGGATGATCATTCGATTACTGGCTCAAGGAAGCGCGTTGGGGCGCTCAGAGATACCGTTATTAGAGGAAAAAGATTGA
- a CDS encoding DUF6541 family protein codes for MGLLGVTVLGIIVFCVPGALFAWITGLRAPWSAALGLPISFGIYGFAGWLTSVIGVRYNLISVIAVWCGFLIIAALWRWGGRTFERWPHHPESEVAVAAQGGRSLVIETPLDLNSHPVAEPSATATTTKPKGWRLGSPGGLGDPIWLLPAAGVLVGMLVIMLPSLQWINALPHGMDTIFQGWDVLWHANVVRWIDETGIADPTRMGELHNPETHQAMYYPVAWHAGTWVLAHLAGLTPNTAINYSSVIIPGIILPVSGATVAWRLINDRGIFSQIAAASGAVIVTVIPAYYWVGNYVGAWPYTAALCASGVVLAAFMAAPYRPIMLLSCGLSFMGLVQLHPAAATVVITGLGLWWLCWLVWKPVRTPQSFLGSLGCRLRDVLILAAGGIIGILPLLPQLLGREGEVDAVASFSATEDLSTRDSILEVITMTTRHVNEGAPFNPAWILLLAAIGAIALVFWWKNIWALLFYLLSAALTYNALTPLPDPYGKILNLIGQLHYATPHRLIMPVALLTATAAGVGLAAVLGLIFSPLRRWAPKTGGAVLVVLSLTLTGACGWFGFQSIQEEARWSVQNLRTISITVTDRDRHAFNWLAQQPRAYQGLIMHDPSDGAGWMYALNGLPSVARHYHWPLPMKSSKLYALWRGIDQLGTGAKNDPDAANHVDQLAKDLDIRYLVLSPPNYWDFQKPWLPLTEGTYQTPGLTLVYKDAEDAIFVVNAEFSDEEINAMRSSGESPDPLPHQPTLGELGLAKTPAEINKPYYHRPGDGRT; via the coding sequence ATGGGGCTGTTGGGCGTCACCGTGCTAGGCATCATAGTTTTTTGTGTCCCTGGTGCCTTATTCGCCTGGATCACTGGTCTCCGGGCACCGTGGTCGGCGGCGTTAGGCCTACCGATTAGTTTTGGTATTTATGGCTTTGCCGGTTGGCTAACCAGCGTTATCGGGGTTCGCTACAACTTGATCTCGGTGATCGCAGTATGGTGTGGTTTCTTAATCATCGCAGCGCTGTGGCGGTGGGGCGGACGCACCTTTGAGCGTTGGCCGCATCACCCTGAATCAGAGGTCGCGGTGGCTGCTCAAGGTGGTCGGTCATTAGTCATCGAAACGCCGCTAGATCTCAACTCACATCCCGTAGCAGAACCATCAGCTACCGCCACTACCACCAAACCGAAAGGGTGGAGGCTGGGAAGTCCCGGGGGTCTAGGGGATCCTATCTGGTTGCTTCCCGCGGCGGGGGTCCTTGTGGGAATGCTGGTGATAATGCTGCCTAGTTTGCAGTGGATCAACGCTCTTCCTCATGGGATGGACACTATTTTCCAAGGTTGGGATGTTCTATGGCATGCCAATGTCGTCCGGTGGATTGATGAAACCGGGATTGCAGACCCTACCCGTATGGGAGAGCTACACAATCCAGAAACGCACCAGGCCATGTATTATCCCGTTGCTTGGCATGCTGGCACCTGGGTATTAGCCCATCTAGCTGGATTAACTCCAAATACGGCAATTAATTATTCCTCTGTCATTATCCCCGGAATCATTCTGCCGGTTAGTGGGGCGACGGTTGCGTGGCGGCTCATCAACGATCGAGGAATTTTCTCCCAAATCGCTGCAGCTAGCGGCGCTGTCATTGTCACCGTCATTCCCGCCTATTACTGGGTTGGAAACTATGTTGGCGCCTGGCCATACACCGCCGCTTTATGCGCATCCGGGGTGGTGTTAGCTGCATTCATGGCTGCCCCTTATCGGCCAATAATGCTGCTAAGCTGTGGGCTTTCTTTTATGGGCCTAGTCCAGCTGCATCCTGCAGCAGCCACCGTAGTGATCACTGGCCTAGGACTATGGTGGTTGTGTTGGCTGGTGTGGAAGCCGGTTCGTACCCCGCAATCTTTCCTTGGTTCACTTGGCTGTCGGCTTCGCGATGTCCTCATCTTGGCGGCAGGCGGGATTATCGGCATTCTCCCGCTCTTGCCTCAGCTCCTAGGGCGCGAAGGTGAAGTAGACGCAGTTGCTAGTTTCAGCGCTACCGAAGACCTTTCCACCCGAGACTCCATCCTCGAAGTCATCACCATGACGACCCGCCACGTCAATGAAGGGGCTCCGTTTAATCCTGCCTGGATCCTTTTGCTCGCAGCGATTGGCGCCATAGCATTAGTTTTCTGGTGGAAAAATATCTGGGCCTTGCTCTTTTACCTGCTCAGCGCAGCATTGACGTATAACGCTCTTACTCCGTTGCCGGATCCCTACGGGAAGATTCTTAACCTCATAGGTCAATTGCATTACGCTACCCCGCACCGATTAATCATGCCGGTGGCGTTATTGACTGCGACGGCTGCGGGCGTCGGGCTGGCCGCAGTGCTGGGATTAATTTTTAGCCCCCTGCGACGGTGGGCGCCAAAGACCGGCGGGGCAGTGTTAGTGGTGCTTTCGCTTACTCTCACTGGGGCATGTGGGTGGTTTGGCTTCCAATCCATACAGGAAGAAGCACGGTGGTCTGTTCAGAATTTGCGGACGATTAGCATCACCGTCACTGATCGAGACCGTCACGCTTTTAACTGGTTAGCTCAGCAACCCAGGGCCTACCAGGGGTTAATCATGCATGATCCGTCCGACGGCGCGGGGTGGATGTATGCGCTGAATGGTTTACCTAGCGTGGCACGACATTATCATTGGCCGCTTCCTATGAAATCCTCCAAACTTTATGCGCTGTGGAGAGGAATTGACCAGCTTGGCACCGGGGCAAAGAACGATCCTGATGCCGCTAACCACGTCGACCAGTTAGCTAAAGATCTTGATATCCGATACTTGGTTTTATCTCCACCTAATTATTGGGACTTCCAAAAACCGTGGCTTCCACTCACGGAGGGAACTTATCAAACCCCCGGTTTAACATTGGTATATAAGGACGCTGAAGACGCCATTTTTGTGGTGAATGCTGAATTTAGCGATGAGGAAATCAATGCCATGCGCTCATCGGGGGAGTCGCCGGATCCCTTACCGCATCAACCCACCCTCGGGGAATTGGGGTTGGCAAAAACACCAGCTGAGATAAATAAGCCCTATTATCACCGACCCGGAGACGGCCGAACCTGA
- a CDS encoding SAM-dependent methyltransferase encodes MPSSDRAPMNIAEMVEALTVAPLPLRISAFDGSATGPDDSPFRLDVANEQGLAYIATAPGDLGLARAYITGGLEISGEHPAHPYRMFDILQQLYKAVRRPDAATVVTLLRSLRRYNALKIQPIPEVEQTSRWRKALVEGLSRHSKERDKESVSSHYDVGNNFYELVLGDSMTYTCAYYPSADTSLEDAQDNKHRLVFEKLHLKEGDRLLDVGCGWGQMVMYAARRGVKSLGVTLSQQQYEWARAAIAEEGLEGLAEVRCLDYRDVKEEDFDAVSAIGILEHIGRDNYENFFTQIYSKLKPGGRMLNHCITYPDNRFRKTGSFIDRYIFPDGELAGSGTIISTMQDAGFEVLHEENLRYDYQRTLHDWCENLKAHWDQATTLVGEPIAKLWGLYMAGSEWGFEHNIVQLHQVLGIKLLDDGSRGDIPRRFWWQP; translated from the coding sequence ATGCCGAGTAGTGATCGAGCACCGATGAATATTGCCGAGATGGTGGAGGCTTTGACCGTCGCGCCGTTGCCCCTAAGGATTAGTGCTTTTGATGGTTCAGCTACCGGGCCGGACGATAGCCCCTTCCGACTCGATGTGGCTAATGAACAAGGATTGGCCTACATTGCTACCGCACCTGGAGATTTGGGTTTGGCCCGAGCCTATATCACCGGCGGGCTAGAAATCTCTGGTGAACACCCAGCTCATCCCTATCGTATGTTCGATATCTTGCAGCAACTCTACAAAGCAGTTCGACGTCCCGATGCGGCGACTGTGGTGACCTTATTGCGTTCACTTCGGCGATACAATGCACTAAAGATTCAACCTATTCCAGAGGTGGAACAGACAAGTCGATGGCGAAAGGCCCTGGTGGAGGGGCTTTCGAGGCATTCCAAAGAGCGCGATAAAGAATCTGTGTCCTCACACTACGATGTAGGAAATAATTTCTATGAGTTAGTCTTGGGCGACTCTATGACTTACACCTGCGCTTATTATCCATCTGCGGATACTTCGTTAGAGGATGCTCAAGATAATAAACACCGCCTGGTGTTTGAGAAACTCCATCTCAAAGAAGGCGATCGTCTTTTGGACGTCGGTTGTGGCTGGGGGCAGATGGTGATGTACGCGGCCCGACGCGGCGTGAAGTCTCTGGGGGTCACCTTGTCTCAGCAACAATATGAGTGGGCTCGTGCTGCTATTGCCGAGGAAGGCTTAGAGGGCCTAGCTGAGGTGCGATGCCTTGATTATCGTGACGTTAAAGAAGAGGATTTTGATGCGGTTTCTGCAATCGGAATCCTGGAGCACATCGGCCGAGATAACTATGAAAATTTCTTCACCCAGATTTATTCCAAGCTAAAACCCGGTGGTCGGATGCTTAATCATTGCATCACCTATCCCGACAATCGATTCCGGAAAACAGGTAGTTTTATTGATCGCTATATTTTCCCCGACGGAGAATTGGCAGGTTCGGGAACAATTATCTCGACTATGCAAGATGCTGGTTTCGAAGTTCTCCACGAAGAAAACCTGCGTTACGATTATCAGCGGACGCTGCATGATTGGTGTGAAAATCTCAAAGCACACTGGGATCAGGCAACCACCCTCGTCGGGGAGCCTATCGCTAAGCTCTGGGGACTCTACATGGCAGGTTCTGAGTGGGGATTTGAACATAATATAGTTCAGCTCCATCAAGTCCTGGGGATAAAGCTATTAGATGATGGTTCCCGGGGAGATATTCCACGAAGATTCTGGTGGCAGCCCTAA
- a CDS encoding tRNA pseudouridine synthase A, translating into MSGATARLKLGVSYEGSGFHGWARQKDASLRTVQQELEEALSLVLRCPVQLVVAGRTDAGVHASGQVAHADVPVDCLEQRSLAGQPQRLVRRLSRLLDTDVRLTSCAFAPPGFDARFSALSRTYEYRVSTDPSGPLPTRRLETGWWPRQLDFSILNDVAQRLTGLHDFAAFCKARPHSTTIRDLQFFHWEDISTPSEPGLYRARLRADAFCWNMVRALVGASLKCADGRLDLDAVPGLLTEHQRSSLVPLAEARGLTLVGVHYPPDEELASRAAVTRKRRNSLID; encoded by the coding sequence GTGAGTGGTGCAACGGCTCGACTGAAATTAGGGGTCAGCTATGAAGGAAGCGGGTTTCATGGTTGGGCTCGGCAAAAAGACGCTAGCCTTCGTACCGTTCAACAGGAACTGGAAGAAGCACTGTCACTGGTGCTTCGGTGCCCGGTCCAGTTGGTTGTGGCGGGGAGAACAGATGCTGGGGTACACGCCAGTGGGCAAGTAGCTCACGCAGATGTCCCAGTCGACTGTCTGGAGCAGCGAAGCCTAGCAGGACAACCGCAGCGGTTAGTGCGTCGACTCTCCCGGCTCCTCGACACAGATGTGCGTCTCACCAGTTGTGCATTTGCTCCGCCGGGTTTCGACGCCCGCTTTTCTGCGTTATCCCGCACCTATGAATACCGCGTCAGTACTGATCCTTCCGGCCCTCTCCCGACCCGGCGGCTAGAGACCGGATGGTGGCCCCGCCAACTAGACTTCTCCATCCTCAACGATGTGGCCCAGCGACTAACCGGTTTGCATGACTTTGCTGCTTTCTGCAAAGCTCGACCACACTCCACAACCATTCGAGACTTGCAGTTTTTCCACTGGGAAGACATATCGACCCCGAGTGAACCTGGCCTGTATCGAGCGCGGCTTCGAGCCGATGCTTTTTGCTGGAACATGGTGCGAGCACTTGTCGGAGCCTCCCTTAAATGTGCCGATGGTCGTCTTGATCTTGACGCAGTCCCCGGTTTACTCACCGAACATCAACGATCATCTCTCGTGCCCTTGGCTGAAGCTAGAGGGTTAACCTTGGTGGGGGTACATTATCCACCTGATGAAGAACTCGCTAGCCGGGCAGCAGTAACGCGGAAACGCCGAAATTCTTTAATCGATTGA